The sequence AGCCCCCTGCGAGGTACCATGACCACTCCCGAACAACTCAAGCAAGAAATACTGGCCAAGACGGCGGAGTACTATCGCCTGGTCCATGGCTCGAAGCCCGACTTCGAGCCGGGGAAAAGCCCCGTCTCTTACGCCGGGCGCGTCTTCGACGAGCGCGAGATGACGAACTTGGTCGACTCCGCCCTCGAGTTCTGGCTGACCTACGGGCGCTACTCGCGCCTGTTCGAGCGAGGGCTGGCCAGGTACCTGGGCCTCAAGCACTGTCTACTGGTCAACTCGGGCTCCTCGGCGAACTTGCTGGCCTTCTCCACCCTGACCTCTCCGAAGCTCGGAGATCGGCGGATCCGGCCGGGCGACGAGGTCATTACGGTCGCGGCAGGCTTCCCCACCACCGTCTCCCCCGTCGTGCAGTACGGGGCGGTGCCGGTGTTCGTGGACGTCGAGCTGACCACGGCCAACATCGACGTAAGCATGCTCGAGGCGGCCGTGAGCCCCAAGACCAAGGCCGTCATGCTCGCTCACACGCTCGGCAATCCCTTCGACCTGGATGCGGTCGCCGCGTTCTGCGAGAAGCACGGGCTTTGGCTGATCGAGGACAATTGCGACGCCCTGGGCTCCACCTACACCTCGCACCGCGCCCCCGGCTCGCCGGTGACCAAGCTGACGGGCACCTTTGGCCACATCGCCACCAGCAGCTTCTATCCGCCCCACCACATGACCATGGGGGAAGGCGGGGCCGTCTACACCAACAACGACGAGCTGGCAGCCATCGCCGAGTCCATCCGCGACTGGGGCCGGGATTGCTACTGCCAATCGGGCAAGGACAACACCTGCGGCAAGCGCTTCGACCAAAGCTTCGGCGCTCTGCCCCACGGCTATGATCACAAGTACGTCTACTCTCACTTCGGCTACAACCTGAAGGTGAGCGACATGCAGGCCGCGGTGGGCTATGCCCAGCTCGACAAGCTCCCTGATTTCGGCGAGGCGCGGCGCCGCAACTTCAAGGCGCTCCATGCCGCCCTCTCGAAGTTCGAGGACGTGCTGCAACTGCCCCAAGCCACACCTCACAGCGACCCGAGCTGGTTCGGCTTCCTCATGCTCGTGAAGCCCGGCGCTCCCTTCACCCGGCGTGAGATCGTCTCCCACCTGGAGTCCAAGCGGATCCAGACGCGGATGCTCTTCGCCGGCAACCTCATCAAGCAGCCCTGCTTCGACGAGATGCGCCGCACGCAAACCGGCTACCGGGTGGTCGGAGAGCTTACGAACACGGATCTCATCATGGAGAACGCCTTCCTGGTCGGGGTCTATCCCGGCATGACCGACGACCACCTCGCCTACATCGCCCAGAGCATCGAGGACTTCATCCGGGTGGGGATCAAGGCATGACCCGTGTGCTCGTGACGGGCGCCACGGGCTACGTCGGCAGCCGCCTCGTCCAGCGCCTGGTCGCGTCGGAGGCGTATCAGGTCTCCGTCCTGGTACGCCCGACGTCCGACCTGACGCGCCTGGGCAAGGCGCGAGAAGCGGTGCAGATCCTGCCGACCGAAGGGGACGTTTCAAGCCTCACCCAGGCGATGAAAGAGGCTCGGCCCGAGGCGGTCGTGCATCTCGCGTCCCTGTATCTGAGCCAGCATACGCCCGCTGACGTGGGTCCCCTCGTGGATTCGAACGTGCGTTTCGGCGCTTGCTTGCTGGAGGCGATGGTCCAGGCGGGGGTGACCCGCCTCCTCAATACCGGCACGGCCTGGGAGACCATGGACGGCCCCCCGGACTATCGGCCCGCCTGCTTGTACGCCGCGACCAAACGCGCCTTCGACGCCCTCTTGTGCTTCTACGAAGACGCCTACGACCTGCGCAGCCTGACGCTCAAGCTCTACGACACCTACGGCCCTGACGACTGGCGCCCGAAGCTGTTTTCCCTGTTGAAGCGAAGCGTCGCCTCCGGCGAGTCGATCCCCTTTTCGCCGGGTGAGCAGCTCCTCGACCTCACGCACGTCGACGACCTGACGGACGCCTTCGAGCGCGGCATCCGCTCCCTTTGCTCGGCAGATGCCCCTCGCCATCGCGAGCTCCACGTCGGCTCCGGAAAAGGGCGATCGCTCAAGGAGATCGTGAGCCTGTTCGAATCGGTCGGCGGCGTCAAAGCCAACCTCCAGTGGGGGGCTCGCCCTTACCGCGACCGGGAAGTCATGCGCGCGGTCGCGGACCCGAGCGAGGCGCGGACCGTGCTTGGATGGGAAGCTCGAATCGACCTGCGCGAAGGGATTCGCGCCGCATTTTTTCAGGAGACGGACCGATGATTGAAGGCGTCAAGATCACCCCGCTGCGTCAGATCGTCGACGAGCGCGGCAAAATCATGCACATGCTGCGCGCGGACGCGGCGCACTTCGAGCAGTTCGGCGAGATCTACTTCTCCATGGTGCACCAAGGGGCCATCAAGGCCTGGCACATCCATCAGGAGATGACCCTCAACTACGCGGTACCGGTCGGCAAGATCAAGATGGTGCTCTACGACGATCGCGAAGACTCCCCCACCAGGGGCAAACTGATGGAGCTCTTCCTGGGCCCCGATCAGTACCAGCTGGTGACCGTCCCGCCGATGGTGTGGAACGGCTTCAAGGGGATCGCCCCGGACAGCCTCGTGGCGAACTGCGCCACGCATCCCCATCGGCCGGACGAGATCGATCGCCTGGATCCTTTCAGCCCGAAGATTCCCTACGACTGGGCCATCAAGCATGGATGACGCAGGCCGGGGAGAGGCCCGATGAGCCGCCGACGCATCGCCCAGGGCATTTCCGCCTCCTGGGTCCGGTTCGGGGTCTCGATCGCCGTCGGCCTCTTCCAGCTTCCGATCCTGTACGCGAACCTGAGCAAGCCGGCCCTCGGGCTGTACCTGCTCTTCTTCACCGTCTCGGCCTTCCTGTCCCTCGTGGACCTCGGCCTCGGGAGCGTCCTCGGGCGCGCCGTTTCGTACGTGAAAGGGAAAGCCGACGCCGCAGCCGGCGAGGACGGGCTCGCCGGATACCGATCCGCCAGCATCAGCGACATGGTCTGGTCGGGCTTCGCCGCGTACGGGATCAGCAGCCTGGTGATGTTCGGAGTGGGCCTGGGGATCGGCCCCGCCCTCATCGCGTCCGCGGGGCTGCCCGCCGGGCTTCAGGCCGAAGCTTGGCTCGCCTGGGTCCTCTTCTTGGCGGGTGTCTCCTGCAACCTCCTGAGCGCGGTCCCCTTCTCGTGCCTGAACGGCTTCGGGGACGTCGGCTGGGAGCAGGCCTCGCGCACGGTCCTCCAGGTCGTCAGGCTCGCGGGGATCGCCGCGATCGCGCCCCAGACCCACAGCATCGCAGCGCTCTGCGCGCTCGATCTCGCGCTCAACGTCGCCTCGATCGCGGGCAGCCTGCTGCTTCTCAAGCTGCGCCACCGACAGGCGCTCTCCGAGCCGGGCCGGGCGCGCGGATGGTTGATGAAGCGCATGGTCACCGAAGCCACCCCCGTCTTCGTCACCCGGCTCGGGGCGCTGATGATCCTCGAGACGACGCCGCTCGTGGTCGCGGCGACCAGAGGGGTCGCGAGCGTGCCGGACTTCATGGCCCTCAAGCAGCTCTCCTCTTTCGGGCTCGCGCTCCCCAACGCCATTCCCGTCGCGGTCGCCCCCTTTGCCACCGCCGCCTTCTCCGCCGGGGACCACCAGAAAGTCCGGGAGTACCACGGGTTCGCCACGCGGCTCTCGCTCGTCCTGGCGATGCTCTGGCTTGTCGGTTTCCTGGTCTGGGCGCCGAGCCTGACCGACTTCTGGCTGGGGAAAGGCCACTTCCTGGGCTACGCGGTGGCCGCCCCGCTGGCCATCGCGGCCCTGCTCGAGGCGCACCACAGCGCCCATGGCTACTTCGCCTGGAGCACCGGCAAATGGCCGTTCGCACCCTGGGCGATCGCCGGCGGGGTCCTCACCCTCGGCTTCTCCATAGCGGGCGGCCACGTCCTGGGCCTGGGCGGCATTGCGCTGGGCGGGCTGCTCGCGCAGCTCTTTACCAACAACTGGTACACGATCTACTACACCTTGCGCCGCCTGGATCTCCGCGTGAGCGACTACCTGCGCCACTCGCTGGCACCGGTCCTGCTGCAGGGGATCCTGCTCGCCTGTGTCGCCGCCGGCTCGGCCCACTGGCTCGGCGGAGCGTGGGCGTCCGGGTGGAGCCTGCGGGGTGTCGAGGGCGGCAAGCTCGTCTCGATGCTGCTCGGCGGGTTTACGACCACGCTGGTGTGCGGGCTCACCAGCTGGCACCTGATCCTGACGGCGAACGAGCGCCAGCTTCTACGCACCGCCTTGCTCCGAGGCCGTCCCACGGAGGCGCGCTCCTGATGCCCCCCACGCGGATCACGGTGGGCATCCCCACCTTCAACCGAGCAAACTATCTCTCCCAGGCGGTCGAGAGCGTCTTGGCCCAGGACTTCGAAGACTTCGAGCTGCTGGTCGTGGACAACGCCTCCACCGACCACACCCCCGAGGTGATGGAGGCCTTCGTGCGACGCGACGCCCGGGTGCGCTACGTCCGCAACGCGGCGAACCTTGGCATGGGTGGCAACTGGTGGCGCCTCGTAGATCTGGCGCACCATGCCTACCTCAAGATGCTGATGGACGACGACCTGCTGAAGCCCGGGTGCCTGTCGGCCTTCGACCGCGCCATCGATCAGGCCCCCACGGCAAGCCTGATCGCGAGCCTCTCGGATCTGGTCGACGACCGCGGGACCGTGATCAGCCGCCACTCGGCGCGCTACGCGCCGGACGCCCTGGTGCCCGGGGCCGTCATGCTGCGCTTCCTCTTGCGCTGGACCAACCAGATCGGCTGCCCGACCAACGTCATGTTCAAGCGCGACGCGCTCTTGCCCTACGCCGAGGCGGTCTGGCGCGACGCGCCAAACAGCTGGTCTCCCGATTTCGAGATGATGGG is a genomic window of bacterium containing:
- the rfbH gene encoding lipopolysaccharide biosynthesis protein RfbH; the protein is MTTPEQLKQEILAKTAEYYRLVHGSKPDFEPGKSPVSYAGRVFDEREMTNLVDSALEFWLTYGRYSRLFERGLARYLGLKHCLLVNSGSSANLLAFSTLTSPKLGDRRIRPGDEVITVAAGFPTTVSPVVQYGAVPVFVDVELTTANIDVSMLEAAVSPKTKAVMLAHTLGNPFDLDAVAAFCEKHGLWLIEDNCDALGSTYTSHRAPGSPVTKLTGTFGHIATSSFYPPHHMTMGEGGAVYTNNDELAAIAESIRDWGRDCYCQSGKDNTCGKRFDQSFGALPHGYDHKYVYSHFGYNLKVSDMQAAVGYAQLDKLPDFGEARRRNFKALHAALSKFEDVLQLPQATPHSDPSWFGFLMLVKPGAPFTRREIVSHLESKRIQTRMLFAGNLIKQPCFDEMRRTQTGYRVVGELTNTDLIMENAFLVGVYPGMTDDHLAYIAQSIEDFIRVGIKA
- a CDS encoding NAD(P)-dependent oxidoreductase codes for the protein MTRVLVTGATGYVGSRLVQRLVASEAYQVSVLVRPTSDLTRLGKAREAVQILPTEGDVSSLTQAMKEARPEAVVHLASLYLSQHTPADVGPLVDSNVRFGACLLEAMVQAGVTRLLNTGTAWETMDGPPDYRPACLYAATKRAFDALLCFYEDAYDLRSLTLKLYDTYGPDDWRPKLFSLLKRSVASGESIPFSPGEQLLDLTHVDDLTDAFERGIRSLCSADAPRHRELHVGSGKGRSLKEIVSLFESVGGVKANLQWGARPYRDREVMRAVADPSEARTVLGWEARIDLREGIRAAFFQETDR
- a CDS encoding dTDP-4-dehydrorhamnose 3,5-epimerase family protein, with protein sequence MIEGVKITPLRQIVDERGKIMHMLRADAAHFEQFGEIYFSMVHQGAIKAWHIHQEMTLNYAVPVGKIKMVLYDDREDSPTRGKLMELFLGPDQYQLVTVPPMVWNGFKGIAPDSLVANCATHPHRPDEIDRLDPFSPKIPYDWAIKHG
- a CDS encoding glycosyltransferase family 2 protein — encoded protein: MPPTRITVGIPTFNRANYLSQAVESVLAQDFEDFELLVVDNASTDHTPEVMEAFVRRDARVRYVRNAANLGMGGNWWRLVDLAHHAYLKMLMDDDLLKPGCLSAFDRAIDQAPTASLIASLSDLVDDRGTVISRHSARYAPDALVPGAVMLRFLLRWTNQIGCPTNVMFKRDALLPYAEAVWRDAPNSWSPDFEMMGRVLRHGDFLCINQVLASIRHHPGSLTASMAEVQMQEAEWRVLRQLAQDTGDGPEADAWAELHAARTAFVRGLAVFYRGDLRLARTFLGRWAGSPMALRASKMALAHSRGRVLIPPGLLKLALRARRAPRASSPLALPLTLPFRYQEMERDWHRLMPLQGDAHG